A genomic stretch from Tachyglossus aculeatus isolate mTacAcu1 chromosome 19, mTacAcu1.pri, whole genome shotgun sequence includes:
- the TCTE1 gene encoding dynein regulatory complex subunit 5 translates to MQEAAEPGAVRAPLKPAGPNPAANPRLMRRIIAEDPEWSLAIVPPLADLCIQHIVGNFERNPILEPLLPEHKRKVLELLPPSLPLAVTANLIGDEGYWRRCCGQRWPVCRVSSYGASWKRLFFERHLESVLTRFIPGTSDPGLVTALLPLCRAYVRRLSLDQLLPPVRPDAPGPDDDGDASDSGSEDSRDEPARDHLDLGEVVAGLDRLEELHLVYGVRDCGMNFEWNLFLFTHRDCRSLAGALQACRTLKVLKLTRSKVTDEKARILVHSLLDHPALEELDLAHNLIGDRGARAVAKLLNHSRLRALDLGNNRMRAPGAQALAHALARNATLTSLNLRLNCIEDEGGQALAHALQTNNTLVALHLGGNELSEPTATLLSQVLSVNTTLTRINLSCNHIGPDGGKQLLEGMTDNKTVVEFDLRLSEVGQESEYLLGQHLKANQEAARLQALLPGSAWPFS, encoded by the exons ATGCAGGAGGCCGCGGAGCCGGGCGCCGTCCGGGCCCCGCTGAAGCCTGCGGGCCCTAATCCCGCCGCCAACCCCCGTCTGATGCGTCGCATCATCGCCGAGGACCCCGAATGGTCGCTGGCCATCGTGCCCCCACTCGCCGACCTCTGCATCCAGCACATCGTCGGCAACTTTGAGC GCAACCCCATCTTGGAGCCCCTGCTCCCCGAGCACAAGCGGAAGGTTCTGGagctcctgcctcccagcctgccCCTGGCCGTGACGGCCAACCTCATCGGCGACGAGGGCTACTGGCGCCGCTGCTGCGGCCAGCGCTGGCCCGTGTGCCGGGTGAGCTCCTACGGCGCCAGCTGGAAGCGGCTCTTCTTCGAGCGGCACCTGGAGAGCGTCCTGACCCGCTTCATCCCGGGCACCAGCGACCCCGGCCTGGTGACGGCCCTCCTGCCCCTGTGCCGGGCCTACGTGCGCCGCCTGAGCCTGGACCAGCTCCTGCCCCCGGTGCGGCCGGACGCCCCGGGGCCCGACGACGACGGGGACGCGTCCGACTCGGGCAGCGAGGACAGCCGGGACGAGCCGGCCCGGGACCACCTGGACCTGGGCGAGGTGGTGGCCGGGCTGGACCGGCTGGAGGAGCTCCACCTGGTATACGGCGTCCGAGACTGCGGCATGAACTTCGAGTGGAACCTGTTCCTCTTCACCCACCGGGACTGCCGCTCCCTGGCCGGCGCCCTCCAGGCCTGCCGCACCCTCAAG GTGTTGAAGCTGACCCGCAGCAAGGTGACGGATGAGAAGGCCCGGATCCTGGTGCACAGCCTGCTGGACCACCCGGCCCTGGAGGAGCTGGATCTGGCCCACAACCTTATCGGGGACCGCGGGGCTCGGGCCGTGGCCAAGCTGCTGAACCACAGCCGGCTGCGCGCCCTGGACCTCGGTAACAACCGCATGCGGGCCCCGGGGGCCCAggccctggcccacgccctggCTCGCAACGCCACGCTCACCTCCCTCAACCTGAGGCTCAACTGCATCGAGGACGAGGGCGGGCAggccctggcccacgccctccaGACCAACAACACCCTCGTCGCCCTCCACCTGGGCGGCAACGAGCTGTCCGAGCCCACGGCCaccctcctctcccaagtgctgtccgTCAACACCACCCTCACAAGGATCAACCTCTCCTGCAATCACATTGGACCC gacGGCGGGAAGCAGCTGCTGGAGGGCATGACTGACAACAAGACCGTGGTGGAGTTCGACTTGCGGCTGTCAGAGGTCGGGCAGGAGAGTGAGTACCTCTTGGGTCAGCATCTCAAGGCCAATCAAGAGGCCGCACGCCTCCAGGCCCTGTTACCTGGCTCGGCGTGGCCTTTCTCCTGA